From a region of the Oscillospiraceae bacterium genome:
- a CDS encoding phosphotransferase → MLMIENVLNTDELFQNKLASFEPVTGGNVNKAYKVSCEGKAYFVRINGNQSKLLGLGGKTEADACRQAGEMKIAPVVYNSKNEDLYLITDFFKGKCLSKEEARRPDIIKKYMSAIKWIHTEIHVDRQFSIYDLIDKYDSFIKHSSISLPNDFDKIMARYETIKKKRSADRQYGNVFCHNDIWQNNILFDGENICIIDWELCGYSDAFNDLAHIPCLINTSFEEEKWILTCYFGYFDMDMWHILQDLKYVCMIEEAVWSFFHAGITDDMHNQNFDYIKYGNRVTDILLSGKNHF, encoded by the coding sequence ATGTTGATGATCGAGAATGTTTTAAATACCGACGAATTGTTCCAAAACAAACTGGCATCTTTCGAACCGGTGACCGGTGGTAATGTCAATAAAGCATATAAAGTCAGTTGTGAAGGTAAGGCTTATTTCGTCCGAATCAACGGAAATCAGTCCAAATTGTTAGGTTTGGGAGGAAAAACGGAAGCAGATGCATGCCGACAGGCCGGTGAGATGAAGATAGCGCCGGTCGTATACAACAGCAAAAACGAAGATTTGTACCTCATTACGGACTTTTTTAAGGGAAAATGCCTCTCCAAAGAAGAAGCACGCCGTCCGGATATTATCAAAAAATACATGTCCGCCATAAAATGGATTCACACTGAAATTCATGTCGACAGACAATTCAGCATCTATGATTTAATTGACAAATACGATTCGTTTATCAAGCATTCAAGCATATCACTTCCGAATGATTTCGATAAGATCATGGCGAGATATGAGACTATAAAGAAAAAAAGATCGGCTGACAGACAATACGGAAACGTCTTTTGTCATAATGATATATGGCAAAACAACATTCTGTTCGACGGGGAAAATATATGCATCATCGACTGGGAACTCTGCGGTTACAGCGATGCTTTTAATGATTTGGCTCATATTCCGTGTTTGATTAACACGTCGTTTGAAGAGGAAAAATGGATATTGACATGTTACTTTGGGTATTTCGATATGGATATGTGGCACATATTACAGGACTTAAAGTATGTCTGTATGATCGAAGAAGCTGTTTGGTCTTTTTTTCACGCCGGAATAACGGATGATATGCACAATCAAAATTTTGATTATATAAAATACGGCAATCGAGTAACGGATATTCTTCTCAGCGGTAAAAATCATTTTTAA
- a CDS encoding GGGtGRT protein, with the protein MAEFEGKSRRMAGIEACLKEYGFSTLEDARDLCTSKGIDLEKIVRGAQPIAFDNAVWAYTLGAAIAIKKNCKKAADAAEAIGIGLQAFCIPGSVAEQRNVGRGHGNLGGMLLREETKCFCFLAGHESFAAAEGAIAIAKTANKVRKEPLKVILNGLGKDAAYIISRINGFTYCRTEMNYETGKAKIVEVIPFSDGDRGKVRCFGADDVVEGVDIMRQEGVDVSITGNSTNPTRFQHLVAGTYKKWCVENGKKYFSVASGGGTGRTLHPDNMAAGPASYGLTDSMGRMHGDAQFAGSSSVPAHVEMMGLIGMGNNPMVGATVACAVAIEEALK; encoded by the coding sequence ATGGCAGAATTTGAAGGAAAATCCAGAAGGATGGCCGGAATCGAGGCCTGCCTCAAGGAATATGGATTCTCAACGCTCGAAGATGCGCGCGACCTCTGCACAAGCAAGGGTATTGATCTTGAAAAAATCGTTCGCGGCGCACAGCCCATCGCATTTGACAACGCGGTATGGGCTTACACATTGGGCGCAGCGATCGCAATTAAAAAGAATTGCAAAAAAGCCGCTGATGCAGCCGAGGCCATCGGCATCGGCCTGCAGGCGTTCTGCATTCCCGGCTCGGTTGCCGAACAGCGTAACGTCGGCAGAGGCCACGGCAATCTGGGCGGTATGCTGCTCAGAGAAGAGACCAAGTGCTTCTGCTTCTTGGCCGGTCATGAATCGTTTGCGGCAGCCGAGGGCGCTATCGCCATCGCAAAGACTGCGAACAAGGTCCGCAAAGAACCGCTTAAGGTTATCCTGAACGGTTTAGGCAAGGATGCGGCATATATTATCTCCCGTATAAACGGCTTCACCTACTGCCGCACCGAGATGAACTACGAGACCGGCAAGGCCAAGATCGTCGAAGTCATTCCGTTCTCCGACGGCGACCGCGGTAAGGTTCGCTGCTTCGGCGCGGACGACGTGGTCGAGGGTGTTGACATCATGCGGCAGGAAGGCGTAGATGTCTCCATCACCGGCAATTCCACCAACCCGACGCGCTTCCAGCATCTCGTCGCGGGTACATACAAGAAGTGGTGCGTCGAAAACGGCAAGAAATATTTCTCGGTTGCATCCGGTGGCGGTACAGGCAGAACCCTGCACCCCGACAACATGGCGGCCGGCCCGGCTTCCTACGGTCTGACCGACTCGATGGGCAGAATGCACGGCGACGCGCAGTTTGCGGGATCGTCCTCGGTTCCGGCACACGTCGAGATGATGGGTCTGATCGGCATGGGCAACAATCCCATGGTCGGCGCGACGGTGGCCTGCGCGGTAGCAATCGAAGAAGCGTTGAAATAA
- a CDS encoding (2Fe-2S) ferredoxin domain-containing protein, with protein sequence MKITVCIGSSCHIKGSRQVVEQLQYLIAENNLKDQIDLAGTFCMGKCQSGVNVTIDEESFSVSPETTKAFFEQEVMKRLKLNKS encoded by the coding sequence ATGAAAATCACCGTTTGCATCGGCAGTTCCTGCCACATCAAAGGTTCCCGCCAGGTGGTGGAACAACTTCAATATCTGATTGCGGAAAACAATCTCAAGGACCAAATTGATCTTGCGGGTACTTTCTGCATGGGCAAATGCCAAAGCGGCGTCAACGTCACGATCGACGAAGAGAGCTTTTCGGTCTCCCCTGAGACAACAAAAGCATTTTTCGAACAGGAAGTTATGAAAAGATTGAAGCTGAATAAATCATGA
- a CDS encoding phosphotransferase has translation MNADKIIAVRTGKTVYRDGETVLKVFDADYSKSDILNEALNQARIEETGLNVPKIIEVMKLDGKWAIRSEFIEGKTLQQQMDEKPKDFDRYLNLFVDIQTEIFSHEAPLLNKLKDKMNRKISESTLDATTRYELHTRLDAMPTHKKICHGDFNPSNIIIKPDGAHYILDWSHVTQGNASADAARTYLLFWLAGDIDGAEKYLNLFCKKTDTARQYVQKWMPIVAASQSVKGKPQEREFLLRWVNVVDYE, from the coding sequence ATCAACGCCGACAAAATCATCGCCGTCAGGACGGGGAAAACCGTCTACCGGGACGGTGAAACCGTGCTCAAGGTATTCGATGCGGATTATTCGAAATCCGACATTCTCAACGAGGCGCTGAATCAGGCGCGCATCGAGGAGACGGGTTTGAATGTGCCGAAGATCATCGAGGTTATGAAACTCGACGGCAAATGGGCGATTCGCTCCGAGTTTATCGAGGGCAAGACGCTCCAACAGCAGATGGACGAAAAGCCGAAGGATTTTGACCGCTATTTGAATCTGTTCGTCGACATCCAGACGGAGATCTTCTCCCACGAAGCCCCTCTGCTCAATAAGCTTAAAGACAAAATGAATCGAAAAATCAGCGAAAGTACGTTGGATGCCACCACCCGCTATGAACTGCATACCCGCCTTGATGCAATGCCGACGCATAAAAAAATCTGCCACGGGGATTTTAATCCGTCCAACATCATCATCAAACCCGACGGCGCGCACTATATCCTCGACTGGTCGCACGTCACACAGGGCAACGCATCCGCCGATGCCGCCCGCACCTATCTGTTGTTTTGGCTGGCAGGCGACATTGACGGCGCCGAGAAATATTTGAACCTGTTTTGCAAAAAAACCGATACCGCCCGGCAATATGTTCAGAAGTGGATGCCGATCGTGGCCGCGTCGCAGTCGGTCAAAGGCAAACCGCAGGAGCGCGAATTTCTGCTGCGGTGGGTCAACGTCGTGGACTATGAATAA
- a CDS encoding [Fe-Fe] hydrogenase large subunit C-terminal domain-containing protein translates to MTEFLKFQKSNCKNCYKCIRNCPVKSIRFSGNQANVIADECILCGRCYVVCPQNAKKVADETEIVGVLLKEEAPVIASIAPSFAAYYEGCGISALQKALKKLGFFDAEETAIGATMVKREYEKLALSGERDIIITSCCHTINLLVEKYYPQLAGYLAPVVTPMQAHCADIKRRYPNAKTVFIGPCISKKDEAALSSVDAALTFDELTFMLEKAEVELERGDDRNGKGLARLFPTTGGILKTLLKKNSAYTYLSIDGIENCKSVLNDIAAGSIHHCFIEMSSCVGSCIGGPIIEKHYNSPLRHYQAITKYAGTEDFDIEQPESCLLSEEHACIEVKKLCPSEAEINEIFKKMGKLSPDDELNCGTCGYDTCRDKAVAVYQGKAEINMCLPYLMEKSERFSNNILDNTPNGIMVVNEACEIQQINPAAMRMLNINARSDVLGGPVIRVMDPAVFLDALQKGKRTVNKRDYYAEFDRYLELTIVPDKKSGNLISIFRDVTDEENERRSKEALSQQTVETADRVVDKQMRIVQEIASLLGETAAETKIALTKLKESISYDGK, encoded by the coding sequence ATGACCGAATTTTTGAAATTTCAAAAATCAAACTGCAAAAACTGTTATAAATGCATCCGCAATTGTCCGGTTAAATCCATCCGATTTTCGGGCAATCAGGCCAACGTCATCGCCGATGAGTGTATTCTGTGCGGCCGGTGTTATGTCGTCTGCCCGCAAAACGCCAAAAAGGTGGCCGACGAAACCGAGATTGTGGGCGTGCTTTTAAAAGAGGAAGCTCCGGTGATTGCCAGTATCGCACCTTCCTTCGCCGCCTATTACGAAGGCTGCGGGATTTCGGCACTGCAAAAAGCACTGAAGAAGCTCGGTTTCTTCGATGCTGAGGAAACCGCAATCGGCGCGACGATGGTCAAGCGCGAATATGAGAAACTGGCGCTCTCGGGTGAACGGGACATCATCATCACATCCTGCTGCCACACCATTAACTTGCTCGTAGAAAAGTATTATCCGCAGCTCGCGGGTTATTTGGCGCCCGTCGTAACGCCGATGCAGGCACACTGCGCCGACATCAAGCGCCGGTATCCGAACGCCAAAACCGTATTTATCGGTCCCTGTATTTCCAAAAAGGATGAAGCTGCCCTCAGCTCCGTCGACGCCGCACTTACCTTCGACGAACTCACGTTTATGTTGGAAAAGGCGGAAGTTGAATTGGAACGCGGGGATGACCGGAACGGCAAGGGTTTGGCACGGTTATTCCCGACCACAGGCGGCATTTTAAAGACCCTGCTGAAAAAGAACTCCGCTTATACCTATCTCAGCATCGACGGGATAGAAAACTGCAAAAGCGTCTTGAATGACATCGCCGCCGGCAGTATTCATCATTGTTTCATTGAAATGTCATCCTGTGTCGGAAGCTGCATCGGCGGCCCGATTATAGAAAAACATTACAATTCCCCGCTGCGCCACTATCAGGCAATCACAAAATATGCAGGTACAGAGGACTTTGACATCGAACAACCGGAAAGTTGTTTGCTGTCGGAAGAACACGCCTGCATTGAGGTGAAAAAGCTCTGTCCGAGTGAGGCCGAAATCAATGAAATTTTTAAAAAAATGGGCAAACTCTCACCCGATGACGAGCTGAACTGCGGCACCTGCGGATATGACACCTGCCGCGACAAAGCAGTCGCCGTCTATCAAGGCAAAGCCGAAATCAACATGTGCCTGCCCTATCTGATGGAGAAGTCCGAGCGGTTTTCCAACAACATTCTCGACAATACCCCCAACGGCATCATGGTCGTCAACGAGGCGTGCGAGATTCAGCAGATCAACCCTGCGGCCATGAGAATGCTGAATATCAACGCCCGCTCCGACGTACTCGGCGGCCCCGTGATCCGCGTCATGGATCCGGCGGTGTTTCTCGACGCCCTGCAAAAAGGCAAGCGTACGGTCAATAAGCGTGATTACTACGCCGAATTCGACCGCTATCTGGAACTCACCATCGTGCCTGATAAAAAATCCGGGAACCTGATTTCGATTTTTCGGGACGTCACCGACGAGGAGAACGAACGCAGGAGCAAAGAAGCGCTCAGCCAACAGACGGTTGAGACGGCCGACCGGGTTGTGGACAAGCAGATGCGCATCGTCCAGGAAATCGCTTCACTGCTGGGTGAAACGGCTGCCGAAACCAAAATCGCACTGACCAAGCTGAAGGAGTCGATCTCATATGACGGCAAATAA
- a CDS encoding SpoIIE family protein phosphatase — protein sequence MTANNLCTDIGYLAVNHAGEQLCGDHIEIVEPDNGNSTIIVLADGLGSGVKANILSTLTSKIISTMLAAGMKLEDAVETVVATLPVCSTRGIAYSTFTVIRIVNNQKAEIIQYDNPKVVMLRDGKNRELPFNEISIADKKIIKTETDLCENDVFLAFSDGVEHAGVGLSYNFGWSRNDIINYMTTFWHVGFTAKTLSTILIDETNKLYEGQPGDDATVCTVRIRKREPVNLIIGPPANRDDCKRMMSLFFAKEGKHIVCGGTTSLLAADYLHKQLHPSLSFDDPEIPPVAQLDGAELVTEGVVTINRVLEYAKNYLDDNKSFEQWCYKKDGASLIARMLFEDATDINFFVGKAVNPAHQNSDLPITFTIKMQLVKELADCLEKMGKKIKTSYF from the coding sequence ATGACGGCAAATAACCTCTGCACCGATATCGGATATCTGGCCGTCAACCACGCGGGCGAACAACTCTGCGGCGACCACATTGAAATCGTGGAGCCCGATAACGGTAACTCCACAATCATCGTGCTTGCGGACGGACTCGGCAGCGGCGTCAAAGCCAACATTCTTTCGACTCTGACTTCCAAAATCATCTCTACGATGCTCGCCGCCGGAATGAAGCTGGAGGACGCCGTGGAAACTGTCGTAGCCACCCTGCCCGTCTGCTCGACCCGTGGGATCGCCTATTCGACCTTTACCGTGATTCGCATCGTCAACAACCAGAAAGCCGAGATCATCCAATATGACAACCCCAAGGTGGTTATGCTTCGTGACGGGAAAAACCGTGAGCTGCCATTCAATGAGATCAGTATTGCGGATAAAAAAATCATTAAAACCGAGACGGATCTCTGCGAAAACGACGTCTTCCTCGCTTTTTCGGACGGCGTGGAGCACGCAGGCGTGGGACTGAGCTACAATTTCGGCTGGAGCCGGAACGACATTATCAACTATATGACCACCTTTTGGCACGTCGGTTTCACGGCCAAAACCCTCTCCACCATCTTGATTGATGAAACCAATAAACTTTACGAGGGACAACCGGGCGACGACGCGACGGTCTGTACCGTCCGTATCCGAAAACGCGAACCGGTCAATCTGATCATCGGACCGCCCGCCAACCGTGACGACTGCAAAAGGATGATGTCGCTGTTTTTTGCCAAAGAGGGGAAGCATATTGTCTGCGGAGGCACGACTTCACTGCTCGCGGCGGATTATCTGCATAAGCAACTGCATCCGAGCCTATCGTTCGACGATCCCGAAATCCCGCCCGTTGCACAGCTCGACGGCGCCGAACTGGTCACAGAGGGCGTTGTTACCATCAATCGTGTATTGGAATATGCGAAAAACTATCTCGATGACAACAAGTCCTTCGAGCAATGGTGCTATAAAAAAGACGGCGCGTCGCTGATCGCCCGAATGTTGTTTGAAGATGCGACCGACATCAACTTCTTTGTCGGAAAAGCGGTCAATCCCGCTCATCAGAACTCCGATCTGCCGATCACTTTCACCATCAAGATGCAGCTTGTCAAAGAACTGGCCGATTGTTTAGAGAAAATGGGCAAAAAAATTAAGACGAGTTATTTTTAG
- a CDS encoding 4Fe-4S dicluster domain-containing protein produces MQKFDTKVQYLKYKVLKEVARHAWDDDLLEHITTIPKEIIPGKTPTMRCCVYKERAILSERVRLAMGGDKNNANVIEVIDIACDDCPAGGYIVTDACRGCLAHRCEEACPRNAITYDEHQKARIDKSKCVNCGKCAQVCPYFAIVNRKRPCENSCKLKAISANDDGSAKIDNEKCVSCGACVYQCPFGAISDKSFILNVIDLIKKSDNNRKYKVYAVVAPSISSQFVYAKLGQVIAAIKKLGFFHVVEAALGADMVAFSEARELNEKGFLTSSCCPAFVGVIRNQFPDLAQHISHNLSPMATIAKFIKENDPASKIVFIGPCTAKKMEFLQKEVRPYVDSVITFEELQALFDSRDFDITSCEEDVLDNASYFGRIFARSGGLSDAVAQALLEQGLTEFELKPVRCDGIEECRIALLKAQKNKADGNFIEGMACVGGCINGAGCLTHGDKNRADVDKYGKEAMEKTIAAAVSVLNI; encoded by the coding sequence TTGCAAAAGTTCGACACCAAAGTTCAGTATTTAAAATACAAAGTGCTCAAAGAAGTCGCCCGGCATGCCTGGGACGACGATTTGCTTGAACATATCACGACCATTCCCAAGGAAATTATCCCGGGGAAAACCCCCACCATGCGCTGCTGTGTTTATAAAGAACGCGCCATCCTCTCCGAACGCGTCCGATTGGCCATGGGCGGCGACAAAAACAACGCCAACGTCATCGAGGTCATCGATATCGCCTGCGACGACTGCCCCGCCGGCGGCTATATCGTCACCGACGCCTGCAGAGGCTGCCTCGCGCACCGATGTGAGGAGGCCTGCCCCAGAAACGCCATCACCTATGATGAGCATCAGAAAGCCCGCATCGACAAGTCCAAATGCGTCAACTGCGGAAAATGCGCACAGGTCTGCCCCTATTTTGCCATCGTCAACCGCAAGCGTCCTTGTGAAAACTCCTGTAAACTGAAAGCCATCAGCGCCAATGACGACGGCAGCGCCAAAATTGACAACGAAAAATGCGTCTCCTGCGGGGCTTGCGTCTATCAATGCCCGTTTGGCGCAATTTCCGATAAATCCTTCATTCTAAACGTGATTGATCTGATCAAAAAAAGCGATAACAATCGGAAATATAAGGTCTACGCCGTCGTTGCACCGAGTATCTCCAGTCAATTTGTCTATGCGAAACTGGGACAGGTAATTGCGGCAATCAAAAAACTCGGCTTTTTCCACGTCGTTGAAGCCGCCCTCGGCGCGGATATGGTCGCTTTTTCCGAGGCGAGAGAATTAAATGAAAAGGGCTTTTTGACCAGTTCCTGCTGTCCCGCTTTCGTCGGTGTTATTCGTAATCAATTCCCCGATCTTGCACAGCATATCTCACATAACCTCTCGCCCATGGCAACCATTGCCAAGTTCATCAAGGAAAACGACCCGGCTTCGAAAATTGTATTCATCGGCCCCTGCACCGCCAAAAAGATGGAATTTCTGCAAAAGGAAGTCCGCCCGTATGTGGACAGCGTGATCACGTTCGAAGAACTGCAGGCGCTGTTCGACAGCCGCGATTTCGACATCACCTCGTGTGAGGAAGACGTATTGGACAACGCCTCCTATTTCGGACGGATTTTCGCACGCAGCGGCGGTCTTTCGGATGCGGTCGCACAAGCGTTGCTCGAACAGGGATTGACGGAATTTGAGTTGAAACCCGTTCGCTGCGACGGCATCGAGGAATGCCGTATTGCGCTGCTCAAAGCCCAGAAAAACAAAGCCGACGGCAATTTCATCGAGGGAATGGCCTGTGTCGGCGGCTGCATCAACGGCGCCGGCTGCCTGACCCACGGTGACAAAAACAGAGCCGATGTCGATAAATACGGCAAAGAGGCCATGGAAAAAACCATTGCCGCTGCCGTTTCCGTTTTAAACATATAA